In a genomic window of Anser cygnoides isolate HZ-2024a breed goose chromosome 28, Taihu_goose_T2T_genome, whole genome shotgun sequence:
- the LOC106029642 gene encoding olfactory receptor 10AG1-like, producing the protein MVVDGPRASSNSMLLALLYVEKMPQRKGLDNHTTDPGFLLLGFSDHPCLPSVCFTVFLIIYLMVLIGNSLIVLITVMDSSLHNPMYFFLRNLSFLEICYTSTTLPKMLVAFLTGDGRISFLGCAAQLYFLTMLGSTECLLLAAMAYDRYIAICDPLRYSLIMNGGFCIRLVVGAWMAIVPVQVGQTYQVFTLPFCASRDLHHFFCDVPPLLELACADTFCNQVTLHIIILVAAVLPFSMIVISYTKIIRAILKMPSVLSRHKAFSTCSSHLGIVTLFYGSAMLVYFKRRSRDSADTDKYLALFYTIVTPMFNPVIYSLRNKEVRIALRRLLWRK; encoded by the coding sequence ATGGTGGTGGATGGGCCAAGAGCGTCCTCTAACAGCATGTTGTTGGCATTGCTTTATGTAGAGAAAATGCCCCAAAGAAAAGGCTTGGATAATCACACTACTGATCCTGGATTTCTTCTTTTGGGATTTTCTGACCACCCTTGCCTACCCAGCGTGTGCTTCACAGTCTTCCTGATCATCTACCTCATGGTTCTCATTGGGAACAGCCTGATTGTGCTCATCACAGTGATGGACTCAAGCCTCCACAATCCCATGTATTTCTTCCTGAGAAACCTATCCTTCCTGGAGATCTGCTACACATCGACTACTCTACCAAAAATGCTGGTGGCTTTCCTGACAGGAGATGGCAGGATCTCCTTTCTTggctgtgctgcccagctgtATTTCTTGACCATGCTGGGAAGCACTGAATGCCTTCTCTTGGCTGccatggcctatgaccgctacatAGCCATATGTGACCCCCTGCGCTACAGCCTCATCATGAATGGGGGGTTCTGCATCAGACTGGTAGTGGGGGCGTGGATGGCCATCGTGCCAGTACAAGTGGGACAGACCTATCAGGTGTTCACCTTGCCCTTCTGTGCATCCCGTGACCTTCATCACTTCTTCTGCGATGTCCCCCCTCTGTTGGAACTGGCCTGTGCAGACACTTTCTGCAACCAAGTGACCCTGCACATTATCATCCTCGTAGCTGCTGTCCTTCCCTTTTCCATGATAGTTATTTCTTACACTAAAATTATCAGGGCAATTCTGAAAATGCCTTCAGTTCTGAGCAgacacaaagccttttccacctGCTCTTCACACCTCGGGATTGTGACTCTCTTTTATGGCTCAGCCATGCTTGTGTACTTTAAACGCCGGTCAAGGGACTCTGCAGACACTGACAAATACCTTGCCCTGTTTTACACAATTGTGACCCCCATGTTTAACCCAGTCATCTATAGTCTGAGGAACAAGGAAGTTAGAATTGCCCTGAGAAGACTCCTATGGAGAAAGTGA